Genomic segment of Pagrus major chromosome 19, Pma_NU_1.0:
CTGGTTCTGCTGTTCTACAGGCCTCCGGATGATCAAACTCTTGAATCTCTCCTCAATGTGTTGATGCTACCGGGTAATGTCATGCTCCGGGATGTGCAGCGCACCAGGAAAAAATTAGTTGGAGATGAGCTCTACATAGAGACATCCCCACACTGTAAACTCCTGCCAAAGCAGGAATACACACTGTCCACTTGTCCTGAAGACGACTCAGTTCTAgttcaaccaacaacagcagaatTTTACTGTGACAACTATGACAACTACTTTACATCTTTCCAGGTGGATTTAGAGAAAATCCTGAAACATATTAAACTGTTTTTGAGAGACACCAACAGACACAGTGTCTGGGAGAGACGAGTTTGTCTTTCATCTGCTGGACTAAAGAAGTCCTGTGGGCAGAGCGCTCTGAATCTGCCTCCAAACAAGAAGCTGTTTGACGTACGGAGCAGCTTCATCGAGGGGATATCAGGACCTGTTCTCAAAagtctgctggacaaactgttGGAGAAAAAGGTGCTGACTGATCCTGAGAGGGAGTCAGTGGACgagatgcaaaacaaaagagacaaagcTCGTTTTGTTATCGACACAGTGAGGAAGAAAGGTGAAGCTGCCAGTTCAGAGATGATTGAGATCCTCTGTGAGCTCGACCCCTTCCTCTGTGAACATCTTGGGCTGGTCTGAAGCTAAATTACCAGAACTCCGACCCCAAACCCAGAACCCTGAGTTCAAAGTCAGAACTCTGagtaaaaagtcagaattgtagATATggacagtttttaaatgttgaatctctttaatattttttaactcATGAATCTTTATGACATTTTTAACCAGATATCTTGAATACAGTTTTTATGACGTCTATCAGCTGATGCTTATCGATCACTGATGCTTCGTATGTTTGATTTCAGcacttttgtctgtttattttcttacattctGTGTTTGTTGCTGTCGTGTTGCTTTCTGTAAAGTCCCCAACAAGAACCAGGTGTCATTCAATCGACCTCCAACTAAAAATGAATGGCACTCCTCAGGTACAGCAGGTAGAGTGTCTGTATTCAGGTAGCCCTTTTGTTTAATGTCACTTATTGTCAGTAGTGTCAGTAACACTGTGACTCTGCAGCTGACTCACATTTATTCCAGGTGAGATCATGACCTCATGTGGGTGAAGAGAAACAACACTTTCCAGCCTGGTGTGAATCTCTGAATTAATCTTAGAGGCACTTAGTTTCCCTCCTCTTATTTTATTGTACAGTAAATGATCTCATCTTActgtatctcaaaataacaactctCTTTAGTTGATGTTGTACCTTCAGCAGCCAGCAGGGGGAGCCACCTTATTAATAATGTGAGCGAGCTGTTGGGACTCAAGTCAGAACTTTACTGTCATGAAACAAGATGAGAAGCTTCTGTTTAAAACACTGCTCTGACAAATAATCACATGTTTCTGGTTTTATATCATGAATgtttatgtatgaatgtaaaacTTAGTATCATTTGGTACTTTGATATTGTTTAAGTCTCAGCTGTTGGATGATTTGTTTCCAGTGGGTGAAAAAGGAACcacaaaaaagaaggaaaacatgtttttacactgtttaTCATTATTACTCTATCATTGTTACTGTTTCATTGAACATTCATGTCAATAAAATACTCTAATATTGACACTGATGTTGGTCTAAAAGTGCATTATTTGTTGGACTGTAAGGTTGAGATTTGTCTCATTTTGGATACAGAAGAATTTACATTCATGACTGAAAACtgaatttaagacattttaaggcTGTTTAAAGGACTTTAGCTGTTGTCAAACCTACAGGAGGAGTTATTGGTGTATCATGGATGTGTTAAGAGATTTGTAGCTGTGCATCAAAGTCATTAAGTGGTAACACCATCTGTAACTCCAGCACTCAGTAAATCACAGCAGATTTGAACACAAAGCGATCTCAATTCATACTTCAGGagaaatgtctgctgtgactTTATTAATTAAATCTCTGGTCCGCTTGCTGAATGTCTGCATCTCAAACTGGCTTGtctgaacaaacagcagctggatgcaaatcaaaataataatgcaTCCACCTCGTGAGTTTCTTTATAAAACCTTAATGTGAAACAGTTACCAGCTCATGTTCTGGGCTGCTGTGACTCATTATTGAGAAGTTCATATTTGTGATATTAGATGCAAATCTTTGCAGATAAATGGACAAAAAGGTCTTTTTCAGCACttgaatgtttcatttttgcTCGTCATTGTGAATATCAGGTCACAGTCAGgacactcaaaacaaacactgacagtaaTCACCTGCTCATACTTTATTTGATTGAGTGTATTTGACACCGACGGTCATTTTCCACAAACAAGTTCACTCTCACGTCGACAGACAAGTTTCAGTCTAATGACAGATTTATGACGACacattaaaggtcccatttgTAAGACGGTTGACGTCTGAGTCTCGTtctcaactcgtcaaatactgacgcttcgTGTTGGTAGGTCGTAAACTGTAGACATCAAGTATCCAGCAGTGTGTTAAAGTCAAACATACGAAGCATCAGTGATCGTCAGAATCAGGTGATGAACGTCATAAAAAACTCAGACTGCATTCAAGATATTTGGTTTAAAAGGTTATAAAATGATTcgttagtaaaaaaaaaaagaaaaaaagaaaaatcaattcaacatttaaaaactgtccATATCTACACTTCATCAGAGTTCAGGGTTTGATCTCAGATCAGTTTCTAACCTCCAGGTCAGCATGATCATGATCAGATCAGCCCAAGATGTTCACAGAGGAAGGGGTCGAGCTCACAGAGGAACTCAATCATCTCTGAACTGGCAGCTTCACCTTTCCTCCTCACTGTGTCGATAACAACACGAGCTTTATCTCCTCTGTTGCGCTCCACGTCCGCTTCCTCCCTCTCAGAATCAGTCAGCACCTTTTGCTCAAACAGTTTGTCCAGTAGACTTTTGAGAACAGGTCCTGATATCCCCTCGATGAAGCTGCTCCGCACTTCCTTCAGAACCTGGTCTGAACTGCCCTGCACACAGGGTCTTTTTACTCCAGCAGGCGGAAGACAAACCTCTCTTTCCCAAACAGTGTGAGAGCTGTTGGTGTCTCTCAGAAGCGTCTTCATATTTAACACGATTGTTTTCAATCTCACCTGGAATGATGGGATGTAGTTGTCATAGTTGTCACAGTCAAATTCTGCTGTTATTGGTTGAACTAGAACTGAGTCGTCTTCAGGACAAGTGGACAGTGTGTATTCCTGCTTTGGCAGCAGTTTACAGTGTGAGGATGTCTCTATGTAGAGCTCATCTCCAACATTTATCTTCCTGGTGCGCCGCACATTTCGAAGCACGGCGTTACCTGGTAGCATCAACACATTGAGGAGGGATGTGAGCTCATTCAGGGGCCTGTAGAACAGCAGAACCAGCGCTCGGACCGGCTCAGGAGGTGAGTCTTCATCCTTGACGTTACCGAAACCAGAAAACCCTGTGATGTTGATGATCACATGAGTTTCTGTTATCTTATGAGGGGGGATGAACTCGATGCTCTCATCCTTCACGTGAGCAACTGACAAGAATTCACATCCAGCTGTGGAGCGGATCTCACAGTGTGGGAGATGAAGCCGACACACAGACTGCTGCAGACATTTGATGTCAAACAGGGGTCCTGCAGgcttcttgtgatgttgggCCAGTAGCCTCCTGTCCCAAGAGACGATCCTGTAAACCACGTGTCCTTCTCCCTCCATGTGGAACACCAGGCCTGTCACACTGCACTGGTACAGGCCTGGGCAGGAGCACAGGAACCGGTAGGTTTCATCGTTCTCATCAACAGTGACATCAGGTGTAAACTCCTCAAAGCTGCTTTTTAACAGCAGGTCAGGTAAGCTCTCTGATGGTCTGAAGGTCTTGTTCTCTGCAGAGCTGATTTGACTCAGCGAGGGAACGCTGTGAGAACGAGGCAAACAGCTGGAGCCTCTTTGACTCCGACCAGGATCTGAGGACAGTTGGAGGTGAGGACGGGTCAGCTGGGTGTTTGTGACTGAGGACTTCACAGCTGTAACAGGTGCCTCCATTTCAACCAGGGCGTCACTGTCACCTGCTGACGTGCTTCCAGGCTGCACAGACAACAGCTCAAACATGAGATTCAAGTCATCAGCTGAGAGAGGCTCCTCTGAAAGAGGGACTAACAAAACAGGACCTTCTGTGTCGGTGTCACACTGGGATGCTGATAAAACCTCAGTCTCATCTTTggttttgctgctgcagacgGGGCTCAAGCTCTGCTCGCCTCGTTGTCCGGGGTAAGAGAAGGAATCTAACTTATCTTTCAGTTGAGTCGGTTTGTTCAGGCGGTCAGGACGTATCCTAGATTCAGAAGAACTTTCATCATCATTTGCACTCaagatggaagaggaggaatTTCCAGGATTTCTGCTGACGTTTCTGTTTGGCAGCTTATCCGATGCAAAGAGAGGAGAGCTGGTAGACGAGCTGCCATGTTCTGACACTCTCTCCGGGGTactcctgttttctttctccaccACCTCAACTTCACTTATGCTGCTGCAGACAGGGCTCCAGCTGTTGAGTGACTGCTTGTAAGGGAGGCCTGACAGTTCAAGACACAGCTGACGTTTAATTCTGGTAGTACGTCTGGACTTGGCTGAGCTGATGGGCTTTTTCCAGCGTTGGGTACGAGGAGGTGGTCCCGAGCCATGAAGATGTATCCTCAATTTATGCCGCCGATTATAATTATGATGTCTCAAGatgaaagagggagaagaaggggGGCCGATGTCGTGAACACCCTCCTCTGAGAACGTCTTTTTTGGAGTCCTCTGTTTTCCTGAGAGACATCCATGATTTTTATAAAACGACACATCCCCATATTTTCCCATTTTTTGTCCCAtcttgtcttttcttctgttttcaacTCAATCTCAAGTAGAAACCTTTCAAAACagcttcctctgtgtttttcttctggaCCCAGACCCTAAAACAAAGCAGAGGATGGAAAATGAAAACCTTTGTTAAGCTGTTTCAGATTATAGCctacagtgaacagtgaacagccTGAACTTTGCTTCATTACAACTCACTTCAAATGTATGATGATGACCTGGATGCTTTCAACAGAACGCTGGAATTTGACATAACTTTCTTATTTAGCAGGTTTTGATAGTTGTTAAATGGTTTTATGAATATGGTTATGACaatagtttttattaaaaatgtttttacatttcaaatggtTTGCATTGTAACCTGTTGAGGCTTGTTAAATACTTTTTGTTCAAATTTGAAACAACGCGTCAATGCAACGCAcccccaaaaaatgttttcttgaaatttctttagattttgtttatttggtctatttcatgacaaaaaaaacaaacaaaaacacggCAACATTTTTTCCCTAACTGGCATCATAATGTGTACCACAGAGGGTTGAATCCAACCCTTTGTGACAGGTCAAAAACagcatcttttgttttaagtcAACGTTTGCAAAGTAGCTACTTACTTAAaccgcttttccaccaacattAGCGGGTCTACACTGGGTTCATACTTCCCGCAGACTGTCTATGATTTTTTATCTGAAGCGCTACGTTCTACGTTACGTTTCACATCACGAATGCACcgaaaacagaagagaaaacaacaatagacctTCATGAAAGAAGCGTCGACAAAACGGTGGATACgtttttttgagcgtcacaacccctgtgacatgactcgtttcactgccataatttgagccattcggtccgaTCCATTCGGATGTTGATAACACGCCGTCACTTTGCGCGGTGGAGTTTAGCGCGTTCACCTGGATCTTAAGTTTGGATCaaagccgaggtgataaaaacccagGTCCAGTGTTTTACCTGTGGAGAAGGTGTATTATAACCCGTTTCCACTggtgcaatgggaatgtgtaaactctgcaccCGGGTCAGTTTACTCTGCAGCAGACCCGGGTTTTTAAATCACCTCGGCTGAGACCACGTGATCACGCTAAATTCCGCCGCGCGAAGTGATGACGCGTTATCAACATCGGAGATGGCGCGTAAATAAAGAAGCAATTAGGGATGCGGTCCATTAtggacgttttattactggacacagtgttggaggtggagccctgttcattcctatgaaagcagtggtgttttgaagcaacaacaaaaaattaaaggtTTGACTTCCCGGCTTTAAAAATAACTGGCTCGCCGACagagccggctaacttccggtttagcgcccggctatAAAATCACTGACTcatgcggctcttctagactttccaaatgttgtCGGAGCGAAcggctcaaattatgacagttaaacgagtcatttcgcggaggttgtgacgctcaaaatagtttttatccaccgttttacagacgcttctttcacgACGGCTCTACCGTTGTTTTCGCTTCTGCGTACGACGACGGCTTCCGGCGCATTCGTGACGTGACacgtgacgtcagtgacgtGCAACGTAACGTTTCAGGTAAACATCACAGACGGACcgcgggaagtgggaatggggtcaaaGATGATTTTTAACCGGTTGACCCGCGTTCAAACAACCCGCGTGGACCCGCTGGTGTCGGTGGGAAGCGGCATTAGTGTCTTATCTGTGTGTTGCAGACACGCGGGGACAGTGAACGCCTCACAGTACAAAGGGACCGTTAGACTGAGCCGAAGTGTGACGTGTTGCTCGCGcacagctgtttttgttttaccacCTTTGTTCCGCACATGTCGTTAAAGTCCGTAATTTCAGCATTTCTTCCgtttaatttgacatttgtgGGAGTTTCTGTGTCACAGATGTAAACAGGACCCAGCTGATGGACAGATGAGACCTCCGAGGCTGCGGCCCGGAAGAAGTTGTGGACTTCAGTGTGTGTTGACGTCAGCGTTGTCTCTTACCGAGCGAGGACGAGAGGTGTCTTCAGGATCGACGTGTTGTCTTCACAGGTGTGGTCCCTCGTTGGATCTGGTCGGAGGACACGGGCGGACACGTCTCCGTCTCTGCTGGATCATCCCGGTTTCCACTGAAGTTTACTTTCGGTTTCACAAGCAACTTTCAAAAAACCCTGGAGGGGGGGCACGTGTGCGCATGTCACATTCCTTTGTGTCCATTCACTTGTAAAGTGGCACCTTGTGGTTTTGGAGCAGGGCTGCATAATTCATCGAAATATGACTGAAGTGCATTTTATAagaaggtaaaatgtgtctcAAAACAGCGTTTTAATGGAGGTTAGTGCTGCAGAGAGGCTCCGGTCTATaaagcttgttctccagatgtaataacacatgtttgtttggcagagaccaGGAGAAATGCCCGTTTTTCAATGAATCATCCATAATATTCATGAATTATATCACAATATCCGTCAAAATAAACGCAATATCACTTTTTGACCATATCCTGCAGCCctattttaaagaagaaattcaaactcagaatttgaaactgaataaacaaactgaccttaaaggcaacacaatttatactgttatactttgtttacatgtggtggaccctgccacctttctaacttcaaactgtgttctaggaccttattttcctctgagaacagcttgtttattcaattcaAAGTTTctattattatctcattaatattgtaaatataaaaattctgagtttaaatttcttctacaaaactacagagtgatgatttaaagtcttaaaatgtcttgaTTTTATGTCATGAATGTAAATCCTTCTGTACTTCTGACATAAAATAAATCCTAACTTACAGTCCAACCATTATCACAGTTTAGAGACCAATATCAGTATTAGAGAGTATTTTATTGACATGAATATTCAATAATACAGTAACAATGataaacagtataaacacaTCCATTTTCTCACTGGAAACAAAGCATCCGACACCTGAGAGTTAAAAACAACCATTAAAACCCAATTATACTCAGTTTTTATCATAAACCAGAACCAAGACATGACTTTATAAATACATGATGTAAAACCAGAAACATGTGATTATTTGTCAGAGCAGTGTTTTAAACAGAAGCTTCTCATCTTGTTTCATGACAGTAAAGTTCTGTCTTGAGTCCCAACAGCTCGCTCACATTATTAATAAGGTGGCTCCCCCTGCTGGCTGCTGAAGGTACAACATCAACTAAAGagagttgttattttgagatacagTAAGATGAGATCATTTACTGTACAATAAAATAAGAGGAGGGAAACTAAGTGCCTCTAAGATTAATTCAGAGATTCACACCAGGCTGGAAAGTGTTGTTTCTCTTCACCCACATGAGGTCATGATCTCACCTGGAATAAATGTGAGTCAGCTGCAGAGTCACAGTGTTACTGACACTACTGACAATAAGTGACATTAAACAAAAGGGCCACCTGAATACAGACACTCTACCTGCTGTACCTGAGGAGTCCcattcattttcagttggaGGTCGATTGAATGACACCTGGTTCTTGTTGGGGACTTTACAGAAAGCAACACGACAGCAACAAACACagaatgtaagaaaataaacagacaaaagtgCTGAAATCAAACATACGAAGCGTCAGTGATCGATAAGCATCAGCTGATAGACGTCATAAAAACTGTATTCAAGATATCTGGTTAAAAATGTCATAAAGATTCATGAgttaaaacatattaaagagattcaacatttaaaaactgtccATATctacaattctgactttttactCAGAGTTCTGACTTTGAACTCAGGGTTCTGGGATTGGGGTCGGAGTTCTGGTAATTTACCTTCAGACCAGCCCAAGATATTCACAGAGGAAGGGGTCGAGCTCACAGAGGATCTCAATCATCTCTGAACTGGCAGCTTCACCTTTCTTCCTCACTGTGTCGATAACAAAACGAgctttgtctcttttgttttgcatctcGTCCGCTGACTCCCTCTCAGGATCAGTCAGCACCGTTTTCTCCaacagtttgtccagcagactTTTGAGAACAGGTCCTGATATCCCCTCGATGAAGCTGCTCCGTACGTCAAACAGCTTCTTGTTTGGAGGCAGATTCAGAGCGCTCTGCCCACAGGACTTTTTTAGTCCAGCAGATGAAAGACAAAGTCGTCTCTCCCAGACACTGTGTCTGTTGGTGTCTCTCAAAAACAGTTTAATATGTTTCAGGATTTTCTCCAAATCCACCTGGAAAGATGTAAAGTAGTTGTCATAGTTGTCACAGTAAAATTCAGCTGTTGTTGGTTGAACTAGAACTGAGTCGTCTTCAGGACAAGTGGACAGTGTGTATTCCTGCTTTGGCAGCAGTTTACAGTGTGGGGATGTCTCTATGTAGAGCTCATCTCCAACTAAGCTCTTCCTGGTGCGCTGCACATCCCGGAGCACGACGTTACCTGGTAGCATCAACACATTGAGGAGGGATTCAAGACCTTGATCATCTGGAGGCCTGTAGAACAGCAGAACCAGCGCTTGGACCGGCTCAGGAGGTGAGTCTTCATCCTTAACGTTACCGAAACCAGAAAATCCTGTGATGTTGATGATCACATGAGTTTCTGTTATCTTATGAGGGGGGATGAACTCGATGCTCTCATCCTTCACGTGAGCAACTGACAAGAATCCACATCCAGCTGTGGAGCGGATCTCACAGTGTGGGAGATGAAGCCGACACACAGACTGCTGCAGACATTTGATGTCAAACAGGGGTCCTGCAGgcttcttgtgatgttgggCCAGTAGCCTCCTGTCCCAAGAGACGACCCTGTAAACCACGTGTCCTTCTCCCTCCATGTGGAACACCAGGCCTGTCACACTGCACTGGTACAGGCCTGGGCAGGAGCACAGGAACCGGTAGGTTTCATCGTTCTCATCAACAGTGACATCAGGTGTAAACTCCTCAAAGCTGCTTTTGAACAGCAGGTCAGGTAAGCTCTCTGATGGTCTGAAGGTCTTGTTCTCTGCAGAGCTGATTTGACTCAGCGAGGGAACGCTGTGAGAACGAGGCAAACAGCTGGAGCCTCTTTGACTCTGACCAGGATCTGAGGACAGTTGGAGGTGAGGACGGGTCGGCTGGGTGTTTGTGACTGAGGACTTCACAGCTGTAACAGGTGCCTCCAATATAAGCAAGCCGACACCTCCTGTCTCACATTCAGATGGCACAGACAACACCTGAACGATTATATCTTCTCCACTTCCTGCAGTGTGGACAGCAGAGCTGTAGCCCGAGAAGAGATCATCCAGAAGTTCTAACTCTGGATAGAAGTCGGATAATTCTGCAGGAGACTGAACCCTGAAGTCTGGTTGTTGAAGGGTGAACGGACCAGTCGACTCAGTTGGCCAGGTGTTTGTGACTGAGCAGTTCACATCTGTTCGAGATGTCTCCATTTCCAACTGTGCATCACTTTCAGCTCCTGATGCGGTTTCAGACTGCACAGATCTATTTTCTCCACTTTCTGCACTGTAGCCATCAGGGCTGCAGCTCCATCTGTCGTCTAatgtatcagaatcagaaagacAGTCATCGAGAGCCGCGATGTGCTCGAGGGTGAACAGACCATCCGACTCAGTTGGCCAGGTGACACCTGTTCGAGATGTCTCCATTTCCAACTGTGCATCACTTTCAGCTCCTGACGCGTTTTCAGACTGCACAGATCTGCAGCTCCATCTGTCATCTAATAATGTATCAGAATCAGGAGAGTCACTGAGATTCACCATGAAGTGTTGAAGGGTGGATGGACCAGCTCTTGCATGCAGCTCAGTTTCCCTGGTATTATCCTGACTGTGTCCTGGTGGAGCATCTGCTGCAGTGAAGGGAGTCTTTATCACTGTTTCTCTGAGTGGACCAGGTGGAGGTCGATCAAACGTGTAGTCAGAGGAATCAGCAGTAGAAGCAACACCAGGGGAGGAtttctttgatttcttcttccttctggggctctggattttggattttctttcatgtttcaCAACTGACCTCATTTTGCTGCGTTCAGAAGTGTCACAATCAGAGTCAGAGGAGTCAGTGTCAGCAGTTATTTTAGGTATACGCTTCGCAGAGTAGTCTAATGGCATGTCGGACACGTTTTCAGCCTGTGTTAGGGCCCTTTTCTTTGCAGAGGGTATTTGACTCAGTGAGGATGTGCTATAAGAAGGAAAGTGTTTCACCATTTCTGCAAAATAGGGAGATGAAGGCTGTTGAAGACGAGGATCAACAGACAGGGGGTTTTCAGTTGAGTAGTTCCCAGCAGTAACAGGTGGAAACATTTCTTCTCTGGCACTACCGCCAGGCTTTTGAGGGTCAGCGTGTATTTGTGTTGAACTGGAGCCGGGCAGAAAATATCCTCTGCCTGACGTTTCATGTAATGGCTTCCCTGGACTGGCTGTTTCCCAGGTATTATCCTGTCTCTGACCTGGTGTAGCATCTGCTGCAGTGGAGGGAAACCTTTTCCTACGGTCTATACGGATGATAAAATCAGGATAATCCAAACTAGAGGAAGCTCTCgttactgttttctttctccaatCTGAGTCAGTGTCAGCAGTTATTTTAGGTATACGCTTTGCAGAGTAGTCTAATGGCATGTCGGACACGTTTTCAGCCTGTGTTAAGGTCCTGTTCTTTGCAGAGGGTAGTTGACTCAGTGAGGATGTGCTATAAGAAGGAAAGTGTTTCACCATTGCTGCAAAATAGGGAGGTGAAGGCTGTTGAAGACGAGGATCAAAAGACAGAGGGTTTTCAGTTGAGTAGTTCCCAGCAGTAACAGGTAGAAACATTTCTTCTCTGGCACTACCGCCAGGCTTTTGAGGGTCAGCGTGTATTTGTGTTGAACTGGAGCCGGGCAGAAAATATCCTCCGCCTGACGTTTCATGTAATGGCTTCCCTGGACTGACTGTTTCCCAGGTATTATCCTGACTCTGACCTGGCCTAgcatctgctgcagtgacagaatgcatttccctcctctttctaCGGATTAACTCATTAGTAATATCAACAatagattttttctttctcccatAGGTGATTTGGGGTTTCTGCATCTTGTGTTTAGTGTCACAATCTGAGTCAGTATCAGCAGTCTCATTAGATATACGCTTTGCAGATTTTTCCGTGACCCGACCCCGGCTTAGCGGAAGAAGATGTGATGAGATGAAATGAGACTTTGCAGATTTTACTGGCATCTCCGAACAACTTTCAGCTGGTGTACAGGTCCCACCGTACTGTTGGGCTGAATGAGAATGGATGATGGACTGAGAGCTGGTAAGTGGATTGTCATAGGATGGGAAGTAAGACGCTCCACCTGATTTTGGCATCGAGGTATCCGGGTAAAACATGCTACCAGGTAACTCAACTCCCTTTTCTCTGTCATAAAATGCAGCAGGGTCTGAATCTTTGTCGTCTTTGGTGGAGAGCGGAACGGTGGACGGACCAGCTGTTGCATACAGTGCCGTTCCCCTGGTATTATCCTGACTCTGACCTGGTGTAGCATCTGCTGCCGTGAAGGGAAACCTTTTCTTACGGTATCTATGGATGAACTCATCAGGAGAATCCAAACTAGAGGAAGCTCTCgttactgttttctttctccaatCTGAGTCAGTATCAGCAGTCATATTAGGTATACGCTTTGCAGATTGAAATAGCATGTCTGACAAACCTTCAGCTGGTGTTAAGGTCTCGCCATAACGGTTGGCCGAATGAGTATTGACGATGGACTCTGGAGAGCTGGTAGGTGAAGTGTCATTGAATGGGAGGTAAGGAGGATATGAGGGTAACCTTTCATGTGATGGTATATATGGACTTTGGACAGTATTCCAGTTTGATGTAGGTGGGGAAAAacgggaaaaaaacatgtatgagTAAGGTAGTATATTCTGAATCGCTTGTTCTTTCGATTTTTCTTGAGTGCTGGATCCTTGGAAAACAGCTCTGTGCCCTTTTTGATGTAGTGGTGAAGGAGAAGGAAGACATTTCCTTCCATGCAGATTTGGAGAGAGGGCAGATTTGGGAGGCAAACTGATGACTTGAACAACCTCCTCTGAACACTTCTCATCCGCAGTCATCTGTTTCTCTGAGACAGAAGTTTGAcctccttgatttttgtgtaaGGACTCATCTCCCTCTTCATTgagctcttcctcctcagtctcTGATGTGTCATCTGCCTTCTGACTACAGTCTGCGTCCTGCTCAGCAGAGAGGGGAGGACGAGATGTTCCCTCTGTTCGCTCcatcttctctctttgttttccaacTTGATCTCAAATagaaactttgtgtttttcttctggtcCCAGaacctaaaataaaacagaggattgaaaatttaaaatcattttaaagttgttttagattttaaaaacacatcttaaaTGTTTACCACATATAACACAGTTGAtaatcaatga
This window contains:
- the LOC141014248 gene encoding uncharacterized protein, with the protein product MGQKMGKYGDVSFYKNHGCLSGKQRTPKKTFSEEGVHDIGPPSSPSFILRHHNYNRRHKLRIHLHGSGPPPRTQRWKKPISSAKSRRTTRIKRQLCLELSGLPYKQSLNSWSPVCSSISEVEVVEKENRSTPERVSEHGSSSTSSPLFASDKLPNRNVSRNPGNSSSSILSANDDESSSESRIRPDRLNKPTQLKDKLDSFSYPGQRGEQSLSPVCSSKTKDETEVLSASQCDTDTEGPVLLVPLSEEPLSADDLNLMFELLSVQPGSTSAGDSDALVEMEAPVTAVKSSVTNTQLTRPHLQLSSDPGRSQRGSSCLPRSHSVPSLSQISSAENKTFRPSESLPDLLLKSSFEEFTPDVTVDENDETYRFLCSCPGLYQCSVTGLVFHMEGEGHVVYRIVSWDRRLLAQHHKKPAGPLFDIKCLQQSVCRLHLPHCEIRSTAGCEFLSVAHVKDESIEFIPPHKITETHVIINITGFSGFGNVKDEDSPPEPVRALVLLFYRPLNELTSLLNVLMLPGNAVLRNVRRTRKINVGDELYIETSSHCKLLPKQEYTLSTCPEDDSVLVQPITAEFDCDNYDNYIPSFQVRLKTIVLNMKTLLRDTNSSHTVWEREVCLPPAGVKRPCVQGSSDQVLKEVRSSFIEGISGPVLKSLLDKLFEQKVLTDSEREEADVERNRGDKARVVIDTVRRKGEAASSEMIEFLCELDPFLCEHLGLI
- the LOC141014351 gene encoding caspase recruitment domain-containing protein 8-like; this translates as METSRTGVTWPTESDGLFTLEHIAALDDCLSDSDTLDDRWSCSPDGYSAESGENRSVQSETASGAESDAQLEMETSRTDVNCSVTNTWPTESTGPFTLQQPDFRVQSPAELSDFYPELELLDDLFSGYSSAVHTAGSGEDIIVQVLSVPSECETGGVGLLILEAPVTAVKSSVTNTQPTRPHLQLSSDPGQSQRGSSCLPRSHSVPSLSQISSAENKTFRPSESLPDLLFKSSFEEFTPDVTVDENDETYRFLCSCPGLYQCSVTGLVFHMEGEGHVVYRVVSWDRRLLAQHHKKPAGPLFDIKCLQQSVCRLHLPHCEIRSTAGCGFLSVAHVKDESIEFIPPHKITETHVIINITGFSGFGNVKDEDSPPEPVQALVLLFYRPPDDQGLESLLNVLMLPGNVVLRDVQRTRKSLVGDELYIETSPHCKLLPKQEYTLSTCPEDDSVLVQPTTAEFYCDNYDNYFTSFQVDLEKILKHIKLFLRDTNRHSVWERRLCLSSAGLKKSCGQSALNLPPNKKLFDVRSSFIEGISGPVLKSLLDKLLEKTVLTDPERESADEMQNKRDKARFVIDTVRKKGEAASSEMIEILCELDPFLCEYLGLV